The proteins below come from a single Dehalococcoidia bacterium genomic window:
- a CDS encoding carboxymuconolactone decarboxylase family protein: MADHALLERIQRERGYTLSYHIVYGHLEPTVLEKWGDLYRTLNLVPRRLTNREREIIWIALLTAQRQRVGSLHLDRAVAAGVPPEEMRAAVALAAAGDGWTALAFGAEHWAAWLQSSPEEQYQRLVDTVRGTIEPRLADLALLTVQAIHQRAGAFTYHLRRLHDAGAAEVEIAEALSYLLPTAGAPTLLWATDRWFDALRAGVLPPSPTFGVANFETLRA; this comes from the coding sequence ATGGCAGACCACGCGCTGCTGGAGCGGATCCAGCGAGAACGCGGCTACACCCTCAGCTACCACATTGTTTACGGTCACCTTGAGCCGACAGTGCTCGAAAAGTGGGGCGACCTCTACCGGACGCTCAATCTCGTTCCGAGACGCCTGACCAACCGTGAGCGCGAAATCATCTGGATTGCCCTGCTGACCGCCCAGCGACAGCGGGTGGGCAGCCTCCACCTTGACCGTGCCGTTGCAGCCGGCGTTCCCCCTGAGGAGATGCGAGCAGCGGTTGCGCTCGCCGCCGCGGGCGACGGGTGGACCGCGCTCGCCTTCGGCGCGGAGCACTGGGCTGCTTGGCTCCAGAGCAGCCCGGAGGAGCAGTATCAGCGCTTGGTTGACACCGTTCGCGGAACGATCGAGCCTCGGCTCGCCGACCTCGCGCTGCTGACAGTGCAGGCGATCCATCAGCGCGCTGGCGCCTTTACCTATCATCTCCGCCGTCTGCACGATGCCGGTGCCGCGGAAGTCGAGATTGCCGAAGCGCTCAGCTACCTCCTGCCGACCGCGGGCGCCCCAACGCTGCTCTGGGCAACCGACCGTTGGTTCGACGCCCTCCGCGCCGGCGTGCTTCCTCCCAGCCCGACGTTCGGTGTCGCGAACTTCGAAACGCTGCGCGCCTGA
- a CDS encoding trypsin-like peptidase domain-containing protein → MQSGRPGCYQLGLVALISLIVGSAAGAAAAILVPPLVGYRPAVIDRSPAAQVNVALRLTEESAIIQAAERVGPAVVTLQTSNRISFYRTGEISGFGSGVIFDRRGYVLTNKHVIEGARQIVAVLADGRRVEATTLGLDPLTDLAIVKLRDGDYPAAELGDSSGLRPGQLVIAIGSPLGSYQNSVTAGVVSAVNRTIEADQTNRGEPLHDLIQTDAAINPGNSGGPLVNALGQVIGINTVIASRAQNIGFAIAINSAKPIVASALEQNRVVRPWLGIRYLPNSQAVAAAQGLPIDYGVVIYSENPRLPAVEPNSPAARAGLRQGDIITELNGQRLDATRSLADVIQKLRVGDRVPLKVYRDGVERTLEITLVERPS, encoded by the coding sequence ATGCAGTCTGGTCGACCGGGGTGCTATCAGCTCGGCCTCGTCGCCCTCATCAGTCTGATCGTCGGAAGCGCGGCGGGCGCGGCCGCGGCGATCCTCGTTCCGCCGCTCGTGGGGTATCGGCCGGCGGTCATCGACCGGTCGCCGGCGGCGCAGGTGAATGTTGCGCTCCGGCTGACAGAAGAGTCTGCGATTATCCAAGCCGCCGAGCGCGTCGGACCGGCGGTGGTCACTCTGCAGACCAGCAACCGGATCTCCTTCTACCGCACGGGGGAGATCAGCGGCTTCGGGTCGGGGGTGATTTTCGATCGCCGGGGCTATGTCCTGACGAACAAACACGTCATCGAAGGTGCCCGCCAGATTGTGGCAGTGCTGGCCGACGGCCGTCGGGTCGAGGCGACTACGCTGGGGCTGGACCCGCTGACCGACTTGGCGATTGTCAAGTTGCGCGACGGCGACTATCCTGCTGCGGAGCTCGGCGATTCCTCGGGGCTCCGGCCGGGGCAGTTGGTGATCGCGATCGGCAGCCCCCTCGGCTCCTATCAGAATAGCGTGACCGCCGGCGTGGTGAGCGCTGTCAACCGGACAATCGAAGCTGACCAGACCAACCGGGGGGAGCCGCTGCACGACCTGATCCAGACCGACGCCGCGATCAACCCCGGCAACAGCGGCGGCCCGCTCGTCAATGCTCTTGGCCAAGTGATCGGCATCAACACCGTGATTGCGAGCCGCGCCCAGAACATCGGCTTCGCGATCGCGATCAACAGCGCCAAACCGATCGTGGCGTCAGCGCTTGAACAAAATCGCGTTGTTCGGCCGTGGCTCGGGATCCGCTATCTGCCGAACAGCCAAGCGGTAGCGGCGGCGCAAGGACTGCCGATCGATTATGGAGTGGTGATCTACTCGGAGAATCCGCGGCTGCCGGCGGTGGAGCCGAACAGCCCGGCAGCGCGCGCCGGGCTGCGCCAAGGAGATATCATCACCGAACTGAATGGCCAGCGGCTCGATGCTACGCGGAGCCTGGCGGATGTGATCCAGAAACTGCGGGTCGGCGACCGCGTTCCTCTCAAGGTGTATCGCGACGGCGTCGAGCGCACGCTCGAGATCACCTTAGTCGAGCGTCCTTCCTAG
- the coaD gene encoding pantetheine-phosphate adenylyltransferase, with amino-acid sequence MVRALYPGTFDPVTNGHLDVTERASRLFDEVIVAVYDAPPKQLLFSTEERVALFQAAVMERGLANVHVQSYTGLTVRTARRLGCSVVVRGIRALGDFLYEADMAMTNRSLEPDVEVVFLMTLLEYSFISSSRVKELAALGEPVGNYVPKPVERAIVEKLARR; translated from the coding sequence GTGGTCCGTGCCCTCTACCCCGGGACCTTTGATCCGGTGACGAATGGCCATCTCGACGTCACCGAGCGCGCCTCTCGGCTGTTCGACGAGGTGATCGTCGCCGTTTACGATGCTCCTCCGAAGCAGCTGCTCTTCTCGACGGAGGAGCGCGTGGCCCTTTTTCAAGCGGCGGTCATGGAGCGAGGGCTCGCAAATGTCCACGTCCAATCGTACACCGGCCTGACTGTCCGCACCGCGCGCCGCCTTGGCTGCAGTGTCGTTGTCCGCGGCATCCGGGCGCTGGGGGATTTTCTCTACGAGGCCGATATGGCGATGACGAACCGCTCTCTCGAACCAGACGTGGAAGTGGTCTTTTTGATGACCCTTCTTGAATATTCTTTCATCAGCTCCAGCCGGGTGAAAGAGTTGGCGGCGCTCGGCGAGCCAGTCGGCAATTACGTGCCGAAGCCGGTGGAACGGGCGATCGTCGAGAAGCTGGCGCGGCGGTAG
- a CDS encoding SDR family oxidoreductase, with product MTGSLQGQVALVTGGAGLIGAAISRRLAREGAAVVINGRDRAKAAQLAAALAAAGGHAEVAIADVRDEAAVSDMVSGILARHGRLDILVNNAGGVRVAGAGRPAYVADTRLQDWQQVLDLNLTAAFLCTRAVLPAMVERRYGRIVSISSAGQFGVMGLAHYAAAKAGLIGLTKTVALEYGRLGITANIVAPHLTESGRPRSAMAETLLAQQPIPRYGRPEEIAGAVAYLVGPDAAYITGHVMNVMGGLEWLGPTIDMTALRRADGAP from the coding sequence ATGACCGGGTCGCTGCAGGGACAGGTGGCGCTTGTCACCGGTGGCGCGGGGCTGATCGGGGCGGCGATCTCGCGGCGTCTCGCGCGCGAGGGAGCCGCTGTCGTCATCAACGGACGCGACCGCGCCAAAGCTGCGCAGCTCGCGGCCGCGCTTGCGGCGGCAGGAGGACATGCTGAGGTGGCGATTGCCGATGTCCGCGATGAAGCGGCAGTCAGCGACATGGTCAGCGGCATTCTTGCGCGTCATGGTCGGTTGGACATCCTGGTGAACAATGCCGGGGGCGTGCGCGTGGCGGGTGCCGGCCGGCCGGCATATGTTGCTGACACGCGCCTCCAAGACTGGCAGCAGGTGCTCGATCTGAACTTGACAGCAGCGTTTCTCTGCACCCGCGCGGTTCTCCCGGCAATGGTCGAGCGGCGGTACGGCCGGATTGTCTCTATCTCCTCGGCAGGGCAGTTCGGGGTGATGGGGCTCGCCCACTACGCGGCGGCGAAAGCCGGCCTGATCGGCTTGACGAAGACGGTCGCGCTCGAGTACGGCCGCCTCGGGATTACCGCGAACATCGTCGCCCCCCACCTGACCGAGAGCGGGCGGCCGCGCTCGGCGATGGCGGAGACCCTGCTCGCGCAGCAACCGATCCCGCGCTATGGTCGGCCGGAGGAGATCGCGGGAGCGGTCGCCTATTTGGTCGGGCCGGATGCAGCCTATATCACCGGCCACGTGATGAATGTGATGGGCGGCTTGGAATGGCTCGGCCCGACGATCGACATGACGGCGCTCCGCCGAGCCGATGGCGCCCCCTAG
- the thrC gene encoding threonine synthase, which produces MNRASLRCIACAASFPTDQPRYRCDHCGDLLDVVYDFGPIDPEKLKRLWTERLASPNPIDRSGVWRYRELLPFYDDESQIVTYPEGNTPLLDAPRTARYCGLNRLTVKHLGFNPTGSFKDNGMATGVTEARILGMTAVLCASTGNTSASMAAYAARAGMLGIVLVPDGQITFGKLSQALDYGALTLMVEGDFDDAQELMRDVADEIGIYVLNSINPFRLEGQKTIAIELLHQRNWNPPDRIVVPGGNLGNSSAIGKGLKELYDLGFIDKLPRVTVVQASGADPFYRTITSGDPTRLITVHPKTLATAIKIGRPVSWKKAMRAVDWTNGWVTEVSEQAIADAKAMVGRDGIGCEPASAAAIAGIAQLVESGTDTAVSPDEDVVAILTGNVLKDPDYTVRYHLGELYEEFVTETRVIQCSQPIAGTFANRPIRVPADRAAIIRAIEQFRRSEALSR; this is translated from the coding sequence ATGAATCGCGCCTCGTTGCGCTGTATCGCCTGCGCTGCCTCCTTCCCAACAGACCAGCCGCGCTATCGCTGTGACCACTGTGGCGACCTTCTCGACGTCGTCTACGACTTTGGGCCGATCGACCCCGAAAAGCTGAAGCGGCTCTGGACCGAGCGGCTCGCCTCTCCCAACCCCATCGACCGGAGCGGCGTCTGGCGCTACCGCGAGCTGCTGCCGTTTTATGACGACGAGTCGCAGATCGTCACCTACCCTGAGGGGAACACGCCGCTGCTCGATGCCCCGCGCACCGCGCGCTACTGTGGCCTCAACCGCTTGACCGTAAAGCACCTCGGCTTCAACCCGACCGGCTCTTTCAAAGACAACGGCATGGCGACGGGCGTGACGGAGGCGCGCATCCTCGGCATGACGGCTGTCCTGTGCGCCTCGACCGGCAATACCTCCGCCTCGATGGCGGCCTATGCGGCGCGCGCGGGCATGCTCGGGATTGTGCTGGTGCCCGACGGGCAGATCACGTTCGGCAAGCTGTCGCAGGCGCTCGATTACGGCGCCCTGACGCTGATGGTCGAGGGCGATTTTGACGACGCCCAAGAACTGATGCGTGACGTTGCCGACGAAATCGGCATTTACGTGCTCAACTCGATCAATCCGTTTCGGCTCGAAGGGCAGAAGACAATCGCAATCGAGCTCCTGCACCAACGCAACTGGAACCCTCCCGACCGGATCGTCGTGCCGGGCGGCAACCTTGGCAACAGCTCCGCGATTGGAAAGGGCCTAAAGGAGCTGTACGACCTCGGGTTTATCGATAAGCTCCCGCGCGTCACCGTTGTCCAAGCCTCTGGCGCCGACCCGTTCTATCGGACGATCACGAGCGGCGACCCGACGCGCCTTATCACCGTGCATCCCAAAACGCTCGCGACCGCAATCAAGATCGGGCGGCCAGTCAGTTGGAAGAAGGCGATGCGTGCCGTTGACTGGACAAACGGCTGGGTCACTGAGGTAAGCGAGCAGGCGATTGCGGATGCCAAAGCGATGGTCGGCCGCGATGGGATAGGCTGCGAGCCGGCATCGGCAGCTGCGATCGCCGGGATCGCCCAGCTCGTCGAATCGGGCACAGACACCGCCGTCAGCCCGGATGAAGATGTCGTCGCGATCCTGACGGGAAATGTGCTGAAGGACCCCGATTACACGGTCCGCTATCACCTCGGCGAACTCTACGAGGAGTTCGTCACGGAAACCCGCGTCATCCAATGCTCGCAGCCGATCGCGGGAACGTTCGCCAATCGGCCGATCCGCGTGCCGGCGGACCGGGCCGCGATCATCCGGGCTATCGAGCAGTTCCGGCGAAGCGAAGCTCTCAGCCGCTGA
- a CDS encoding fumarate reductase/succinate dehydrogenase flavoprotein subunit, producing the protein MDVTARYETHEYDVVVVGAGGAGLRAAIESAALGVKTAIICKSLLGKAHTVMAEGGIAAALGNVWPEDNWKVHFRDTMRGGKMLNNWRMAQIHAMEAPDRVLELESWGALFDRTKDGLILQRDFGGHRYARLAHVGDRTGLEMIRTLQQHAIHQPIDIFMEMTVQRLLLDGGRIAGLVAYWRASGEIAVFRAKAVVLATGGTGRVWKINSNSWESTGDGITLAADAGADLIDMEMVQFHPTGMVWPPSVRGILVTEGVRGDGGTLRNKDGERFMFRYIPEYFKAETADNEAEADRWYEDKKNNRRTPDLLPRDEVARAINAEVKAGRGSPHGGVYLDIATRRPPEYIKRRLPSMYHQFLQLAGIDITKEPMEVGPTCHYIMGGVRVDAETTAATVPGLFAAGEVAAGLHGANRLGGNSLSDLLVFGRRAGLAAAEYAKCVKTLPALDPAQVQAAVAAMLAPWERHEGENPYAIHADLQDLMQTHVGIIRTESELLIALEEIAKLRHRLSRVAVSGSRMYNAAWHLALDLHSMLTVAEATTRSALARKESRGGHTREDYPNADPQLGKVNFVTRVRNGEFTVTPEPLPEMPDELKKLFEESH; encoded by the coding sequence ATGGATGTCACTGCTCGCTACGAGACTCACGAATACGATGTCGTCGTCGTCGGCGCCGGGGGCGCCGGGCTGCGCGCCGCGATCGAGTCCGCCGCTCTCGGCGTGAAAACCGCCATTATCTGCAAATCGCTCCTCGGCAAAGCGCATACGGTCATGGCCGAGGGCGGGATAGCCGCCGCGCTTGGCAATGTCTGGCCGGAAGACAACTGGAAAGTGCACTTCCGTGACACGATGCGCGGCGGGAAGATGCTGAACAACTGGCGCATGGCGCAGATCCACGCCATGGAAGCGCCAGACCGCGTCCTCGAACTGGAGTCGTGGGGGGCGCTGTTCGACCGGACGAAAGATGGGCTGATCCTCCAGCGCGACTTCGGCGGGCATCGCTACGCGCGCCTCGCGCATGTCGGCGACCGGACCGGCCTCGAGATGATCCGGACTTTGCAGCAGCATGCGATTCACCAGCCGATCGACATCTTCATGGAGATGACAGTGCAGCGGCTGCTGCTTGACGGCGGCCGGATTGCCGGGCTTGTCGCGTACTGGCGCGCGAGCGGCGAAATCGCGGTGTTTCGCGCCAAAGCCGTGGTGCTCGCCACTGGCGGCACTGGCCGGGTCTGGAAGATCAACTCCAACTCCTGGGAGTCGACAGGGGACGGCATCACGCTCGCCGCAGATGCCGGCGCCGACCTCATCGATATGGAGATGGTCCAGTTCCATCCCACCGGTATGGTCTGGCCGCCGAGCGTGCGCGGGATCCTCGTCACCGAAGGCGTCCGCGGCGACGGAGGCACCTTGCGCAACAAAGACGGCGAGCGGTTTATGTTCCGCTACATCCCGGAGTATTTCAAGGCGGAGACCGCCGACAACGAGGCCGAGGCCGACCGCTGGTACGAGGATAAGAAAAATAATCGCCGGACGCCCGACCTCCTGCCTCGCGACGAAGTCGCCCGTGCGATCAATGCCGAGGTGAAAGCCGGGCGCGGCAGCCCGCACGGCGGCGTCTACCTCGATATTGCGACGCGGCGTCCCCCGGAGTACATCAAGCGGCGCCTCCCCTCAATGTATCACCAATTCCTCCAGCTCGCCGGCATCGATATCACGAAAGAGCCGATGGAAGTCGGGCCGACCTGCCACTACATCATGGGCGGGGTCCGAGTGGACGCCGAGACTACCGCCGCGACGGTGCCCGGCCTCTTTGCCGCCGGCGAAGTCGCTGCCGGCCTCCATGGCGCAAACCGTCTCGGCGGCAACTCGCTCTCAGACCTGCTGGTCTTTGGACGGCGCGCCGGCCTCGCCGCCGCTGAATATGCCAAGTGCGTCAAGACCCTGCCGGCGCTTGACCCCGCTCAAGTGCAGGCGGCGGTGGCGGCGATGCTTGCCCCGTGGGAACGCCACGAGGGAGAGAACCCGTACGCCATCCATGCTGACCTGCAGGACCTGATGCAGACCCACGTCGGCATCATCCGGACTGAAAGCGAACTGCTCATCGCGCTCGAGGAGATCGCCAAGCTTCGCCATCGGCTCAGCCGGGTCGCTGTCAGCGGCAGCCGGATGTACAACGCCGCTTGGCACCTCGCCCTAGACCTGCACTCCATGCTGACCGTCGCCGAGGCGACGACCCGCTCCGCCCTCGCACGCAAAGAGAGCCGCGGCGGTCATACCCGCGAAGACTATCCCAACGCCGATCCCCAACTCGGCAAGGTGAACTTTGTCACTCGGGTGCGGAATGGCGAGTTCACGGTCACGCCCGAGCCGCTGCCCGAGATGCCGGATGAACTGAAGAAGTTGTTCGAGGAGTCGCACTGA
- a CDS encoding succinate dehydrogenase/fumarate reductase iron-sulfur subunit, producing MPTVNYTMRVWRGDASGGAFHDYVMPVDEGMVVLDVIHRIQAGPQPDLAVRWNCKAGKCGSCSAEIDGKPRLMCMTRMDQFPAGATVTVAPLKTFPIIRDLVTDVSFNYEKAKEVPPFKPKPVDPDGKRRMYQEDIDRLQEFRKCIECFMCQNVCHVIRDHEENKKAFSGPRLFLRFAELEMHPLDTNDRIPLLRYQAGLGFCNITKCCTEVCPEHIHITDNAIIPLKERVVSRYYDPVAWVARKLTGRGT from the coding sequence ATGCCGACCGTCAACTACACGATGCGCGTCTGGCGTGGAGACGCCAGCGGCGGCGCTTTTCACGATTATGTCATGCCGGTCGACGAAGGAATGGTGGTGCTCGATGTCATCCACCGCATTCAAGCGGGCCCCCAGCCTGACCTTGCCGTGCGTTGGAACTGCAAGGCCGGCAAATGCGGCTCCTGCAGCGCCGAGATCGACGGCAAGCCGCGCCTGATGTGCATGACGCGGATGGATCAGTTTCCGGCCGGCGCGACAGTCACCGTCGCCCCGCTGAAAACCTTCCCGATCATCCGCGACCTCGTCACCGACGTCTCGTTCAACTACGAGAAGGCGAAAGAGGTTCCCCCCTTCAAGCCGAAGCCGGTCGACCCCGACGGCAAGCGGCGGATGTACCAAGAAGACATCGATCGCTTGCAGGAGTTCCGCAAGTGCATCGAATGCTTCATGTGTCAAAACGTCTGCCACGTCATTCGGGACCACGAAGAGAACAAGAAAGCGTTCTCCGGTCCGCGCCTCTTCCTCCGGTTCGCCGAACTGGAGATGCACCCGCTCGATACCAATGACCGCATCCCGCTCCTGCGCTATCAGGCGGGGCTTGGATTCTGCAACATCACCAAATGCTGCACCGAGGTCTGCCCCGAGCACATTCACATCACCGATAACGCCATCATTCCGCTGAAAGAGCGCGTTGTCTCGCGCTACTATGACCCCGTGGCATGGGTTGCCCGCAAGCTGACGGGGCGCGGTACGTAG
- the rpmF gene encoding 50S ribosomal protein L32 — protein sequence MAVPKKKTPRSYKLSRRSHHHLTKPQLQPCPQCRQPMLSHRACPHCGTYNGREVIPEKAQLPDSR from the coding sequence ATGGCTGTTCCGAAGAAGAAAACTCCGCGCTCCTACAAGTTGAGTCGCCGGAGCCACCACCATCTGACGAAGCCCCAACTGCAGCCCTGTCCGCAGTGTCGTCAGCCCATGCTTAGTCACCGCGCCTGTCCTCACTGCGGCACCTACAACGGCCGTGAGGTCATTCCCGAGAAGGCGCAACTGCCAGACTCACGCTAA
- a CDS encoding DUF177 domain-containing protein, with amino-acid sequence MQYNVSQFLRSPVGETRHFPVEGDISGVDDRRQRTAVTGSVELLRTNQGVLARVVAGLHSIEECSRCLALFEHPLTITFEEVFYPTIDPVSGFPLPLPPEDDPFLIDHNHLLDLSDAIREYAVMARPIQPLCHAECAGLCPTCGVNRNETACRCADAPVDPRWAALWQLHLQE; translated from the coding sequence ATGCAGTACAACGTTTCGCAGTTTCTTCGCAGTCCTGTTGGGGAAACCCGCCACTTTCCCGTGGAAGGGGACATCAGCGGCGTGGACGACCGCCGGCAGCGGACGGCGGTGACCGGCTCGGTCGAACTGCTCCGCACCAACCAGGGGGTCCTTGCGCGGGTCGTTGCCGGCCTCCACTCGATTGAGGAGTGCAGCCGCTGCCTTGCGCTGTTTGAGCATCCCCTCACCATTACGTTCGAAGAAGTGTTCTATCCCACCATCGACCCAGTGTCCGGTTTTCCGCTTCCCCTGCCCCCTGAAGACGACCCCTTCCTGATCGACCACAACCATCTGCTCGACCTGAGCGATGCGATCCGCGAATATGCGGTGATGGCGCGTCCGATCCAGCCGCTCTGCCACGCCGAGTGCGCTGGCCTCTGCCCGACCTGCGGCGTTAACCGGAATGAAACCGCCTGCCGGTGCGCCGACGCGCCCGTCGACCCGCGCTGGGCAGCGCTTTGGCAGCTGCACCTTCAGGAGTAA
- a CDS encoding cellulase family glycosylhydrolase: MAENDVRVDCLAVLHQDLRVRVLVALLLVSIVLIPLLLRELPERASAAPLPPPAPAKGIGYGVMTLAAPDRLDRAKSIGFNWVKVIGSWKAVQPTDRHSFNWAGLDGDVERAVSRGMRILLRVDEPPSWATGTEARNAPPLDDSALADFLAAVATRYRGKIQAYQIWNEQNTSLEWGGRPPDPAKYARMLKALYPKVKAADPNALIVLGGLATTGDAGTGAEAWGDLVYLRALYEHGAKGFFDAIASHAYGGPYAPETPASAAPLGVYFRRAEDHRKIAEQFGDDPAVWITEFGWLHNFEAPRCDLATYDPYRAPWHVSEATQADYLVRAFRYAHQNWPWVGPMFIYNLDFAIDPWRVRCDPNRFFSLVRGNGAPSLAMSALAAMPRWEQEPPVAIVRPILPVIADTWFTLAWTGSDAISGISSYDVQYRVLPDGAWKPLVSNIADTLLDVEVADRQTYQFRVQPMDWAGNRGAWAESGVTTVSLSGYLMPIPASVTLWLTPTSGSTVTLSLQNVGGAALTWTAAPDQPWLAVAPTGGSLERGQRTMITVTVTGGLPRGTHVGAIVLGGDAWRTGGPVRIEVQVSDLVDRRFLPLVNVPGAPPTAITADARRRARADAP; the protein is encoded by the coding sequence TTGGCAGAGAACGACGTCCGAGTTGACTGCTTGGCTGTTCTCCACCAAGATCTGCGCGTGCGCGTCCTCGTCGCTCTTCTTCTCGTGAGTATCGTTCTGATCCCCCTTCTGCTGCGCGAGCTGCCCGAGCGCGCGTCCGCTGCGCCCCTCCCGCCTCCTGCTCCGGCGAAAGGGATTGGCTATGGCGTAATGACCCTTGCAGCGCCCGACCGGCTCGACCGAGCGAAGAGCATCGGCTTCAACTGGGTGAAGGTGATCGGGTCATGGAAGGCGGTACAGCCGACGGACCGTCACTCTTTCAATTGGGCTGGTCTTGATGGCGATGTCGAGCGCGCTGTCTCGCGGGGGATGCGGATCCTGCTGCGCGTGGACGAGCCGCCGAGCTGGGCCACCGGAACAGAGGCGCGCAATGCCCCGCCGCTCGATGACAGCGCGCTGGCCGACTTCCTTGCCGCCGTCGCAACACGGTACCGCGGGAAGATCCAGGCCTATCAGATCTGGAACGAGCAGAATACGAGCCTCGAATGGGGCGGGCGGCCCCCCGACCCGGCGAAATATGCGCGGATGCTGAAAGCGCTCTACCCCAAGGTGAAAGCGGCCGACCCGAACGCGCTCATTGTGCTCGGCGGCCTCGCAACGACGGGAGACGCTGGAACAGGAGCCGAGGCGTGGGGAGACCTTGTCTATCTCCGCGCGCTTTATGAGCATGGCGCAAAAGGCTTCTTCGACGCCATCGCCAGCCATGCCTATGGCGGGCCCTACGCGCCGGAGACGCCGGCCAGCGCGGCGCCGCTCGGCGTGTACTTCCGGCGCGCCGAGGATCATCGGAAGATCGCGGAGCAATTCGGCGACGACCCGGCCGTGTGGATCACCGAATTTGGCTGGCTGCACAACTTCGAGGCACCGCGGTGCGACCTCGCCACCTACGACCCGTACCGCGCGCCATGGCATGTCAGCGAGGCGACCCAAGCCGACTACCTTGTCCGCGCCTTCCGCTATGCCCACCAAAACTGGCCGTGGGTTGGGCCGATGTTCATCTATAACCTCGACTTTGCGATTGACCCGTGGCGAGTGCGGTGTGATCCCAACCGCTTTTTCTCCCTCGTTCGAGGCAACGGAGCTCCCTCTCTCGCGATGAGCGCTCTCGCCGCCATGCCTCGTTGGGAACAGGAGCCGCCGGTGGCGATCGTCCGGCCGATCCTGCCTGTCATCGCCGACACGTGGTTCACTCTCGCTTGGACGGGAAGCGACGCGATCAGCGGCATTTCCAGCTATGACGTTCAGTATCGGGTGCTGCCAGACGGAGCCTGGAAACCGCTCGTCTCCAACATCGCCGATACCCTGCTGGATGTCGAGGTCGCCGACCGCCAGACCTATCAGTTTCGGGTTCAGCCGATGGATTGGGCGGGCAATCGCGGCGCTTGGGCAGAGAGCGGGGTCACGACAGTCAGCCTGAGCGGCTATCTGATGCCCATTCCCGCTTCGGTCACCCTCTGGCTCACTCCGACGTCCGGCTCCACGGTGACGCTCTCGCTGCAGAACGTCGGCGGCGCCGCGCTGACATGGACCGCGGCTCCCGACCAGCCGTGGCTGGCCGTCGCGCCGACCGGGGGCTCGCTCGAACGCGGCCAGCGGACGATGATCACGGTCACAGTGACGGGCGGTCTCCCTCGAGGGACCCATGTCGGCGCGATTGTGCTTGGGGGGGACGCCTGGCGCACTGGCGGGCCGGTCCGGATTGAGGTTCAGGTCAGCGACCTAGTCGATCGGCGCTTCCTCCCGCTGGTGAACGTTCCGGGCGCGCCTCCGACTGCCATCACCGCAGACGCGCGACGCCGAGCGCGTGCCGACGCGCCGTAA
- the rsmD gene encoding 16S rRNA (guanine(966)-N(2))-methyltransferase RsmD produces the protein MRVTGGTCRGRPLLVPKTGATRPTSDLLRGVIFNLLEREAETWERVLDLYAGSGALGIEALSRGAGHATFVERHPEACRTIAENLRRLGLTDRATVRCQAVRSALATLTDPYSIIFLDPPYADPDVDAVLAELAGSPVVGPETVIVLEHSRQRDPAPAPPRLRRVTLRCHGDTCVSLFRRGE, from the coding sequence GTGCGGGTGACCGGCGGCACCTGCCGCGGACGTCCGCTTCTTGTTCCCAAGACTGGCGCGACCCGGCCCACCTCCGACCTGCTGCGCGGCGTCATTTTCAACCTGCTTGAGCGCGAAGCGGAGACGTGGGAGCGCGTGCTCGATCTCTACGCGGGGAGCGGAGCACTCGGCATCGAGGCACTCAGCCGGGGGGCGGGGCACGCAACCTTTGTCGAGCGTCATCCCGAGGCGTGCCGCACGATAGCGGAGAACCTGCGCCGGCTCGGCCTCACCGACCGGGCTACTGTCCGCTGCCAAGCGGTTCGGTCGGCGCTCGCAACGCTGACAGACCCCTACTCTATAATCTTCCTCGACCCGCCGTACGCCGATCCTGACGTCGACGCGGTACTGGCCGAGCTTGCCGGCTCGCCGGTGGTGGGGCCGGAAACGGTTATCGTTCTCGAACATTCTCGGCAGCGCGACCCAGCCCCAGCTCCGCCGCGGTTGCGGCGTGTCACGCTGCGCTGCCATGGCGACACCTGCGTCTCACTATTTCGGCGTGGGGAGTGA